From the genome of Leptodactylus fuscus isolate aLepFus1 chromosome 1, aLepFus1.hap2, whole genome shotgun sequence, one region includes:
- the ELL2 gene encoding RNA polymerase II elongation factor ELL2, producing the protein MAALSEEGRYGLSCERGTQDQTTVLHVKLTETAFRALENYQNTKNSLAARPSIQFQGLQGCIKIPKSDCLNEMHNFNFYLSNVGKDNPQGSFDCIQQTTSSAGVSKLNCLGYIQDKITVCATNDSYQLTRDRMTQAEEETRSRSTKVIKPGGPFVGKRVQIRKPASSILDTAPERKRSTPINPANTIRKSNVSNNIAQKPYRERVIHLLALKPYKKPEILARLHKDGVNQKDKNSLGVILPQVANLNPKDNSYTLKDFVYKEIQRDWPGYSEFDKQLLDKVLSRKLTQYQNATSSSQSDSPPIGAASSSPSQKRLLDTEFIDPLMNKKPRISHLTNRVQPTLNGHIGLTNDKPAPPPPPPPPPAAATPALPPLPPARLPVSNPQTINSNSNSPSTPEGRGTQDLPMDSFVQNSGTYQDQQNKYTSRTTLDNSISTSVKLGNTKPTDDKNGTLHKKAKKSKKHKDKDRKKLDSEPMEEKPVHLKKEEIVKMEISPEPDAKKDIQETCTASDPSSTTDLPDYVIKYTVIVSKEQRQSYKDDFNSEYDEYRRLHARVENITRKFMQLDAQRKRLSPGSKEYLVLHEEVIKEYKKFKEASPNYYEEKYRCEYLHSKLAHIKRLIGEFDQRRAESWH; encoded by the exons aatTCTTTAGCTGCACGACCATCCATTCAATTTCAGGGACTCCAAGGC tGTATAAAAATTCCAAAATCGGACTGCCTCAATGAAATGCACAATTTCAATTTCTATCTATCAAATGTAGGAAAAGATAACCCCCAAGGCAGCTTTGATTGTATTCAGCAAACGACGTCTAG TGCTGGTGTTTCGAAACTCAATTGCCTGGGATACATTCAAGACAAAATAACAGTATGTGCCACTAATGACTCCTACCAGCTCACACGTGATCGCATGACCCAGGCAGAAGAAGAGACTCGAAGCCGTAGTACAAAGGTTATAAAACCTGGCGGCCCGTTTGTAG GGAAGAGGGTTCAAATTCGGAAACCAGCTAGCAGTATTTTAGATACAGCACCAGAAAGAAAAAGATCTACTCCTATCAATCCTGCTAATACCATCCGAAAATCTAATGTATCCAATAATATTGCACAGAAGCCGTATAGGGAGAGGGTGATTCATCTGCTGGCACTGAAGCCATATAAAAAACCAGAGATACTTGCCCGTTTACATAAAGATGGTGTTAATCAAAAAGACAAGAACTCTCTGGGTGTTATCCTGCCACAG GTTGCCAACTTAAATCCTAAGGACAACTCGTATACACTTAAAGACTTTGTTTACAAGGAAATACAGAGAGATTGGCCTGGATACTCGGAGTTTGACAAACAGTTATTAGACAAAGTTCTTTCACG AAAACTTACTCAGTATCAGAACGCAACCAGCTCCAGTCAATCAGACTCTCCGCCTATAGGTGCTGCATCTTCGTCTCCTTCCCAG AAACGTCTTCTGGATACCGAATTCATCGATCCATTAATGAATAAAAAACCAAGGATATCTCATCTTACAAATAGGGTGCAGCCAACTTTAAATGGACATATAGGTTTAACCAATGACAAACCAGCaccgccaccacctcctcctcctccgcccgcCGCTGCCACCCCAGCACTTCCTCCACTTCCACCGGCACGCCTTCCGGTTTCAAATCCACAAACTATAAACTCTAACTCCAACTCTCCCAGTACTCCTGAGGGTCGGGGGACGCAGGATCTGCCCATGGACAGCTTCGTTCAAAATAGCGGCACCTACCAGGACCAGCAAAATAAATATACCTCTAGGACTACTCTGGATAATTCTATATCAACGTCAGTTAAGTTGGGAAATACAAAGCCCACGGACGATAAAAATGGCACATTGCACAAAAAAGCAAAGAAatccaaaaaacacaaggataagGACCGTAAAAAACTGGATTCTGAGCCCATGGAGGAAAAACCAGTTCACCTGAAAAAAGAAGAAATAGTGAAGATGGAAATTAGCCCCGAGCCAGATGCAAAAAAAG aCATTCAAGAAACCTGCACAGCATCCGATCCATCCTCTACAACAGACCTTCCCGATTACGTGAT AAAATACACTGTTATTGTGTCCAAAGAGCAGAGGCAGAGTTACAAAGATGACTTCAACTCTGAGTATGATGAATATCGCCGCTTACATGCCAGAGTAGAAAATATCACTAGGAAATTTATGCAGCTGGATGCACAGAGGAAGCGCCTTTCCCCCGGTTCTAAGGAATACCTG GTTCTACATGAAGAGGTGATCAAAGAGTATAAGAAATTTAAAGAG GCAAGTCCGAACTATTATGAAGAAAAGTACAGATGTGAATACCTGCACAGCAAACTTGCCCACATCAAAAGACTAATAGGAGAATTTGACCAACGACGGGCAGAGTCCTGGCACTAA